A segment of the Bordetella flabilis genome:
GGGCGTTCCGGTCCGCGACCACGTCGCCGGCGTCGCCATGGGCCTGATCCTGGAAGACGGCAAGTTCGCCGTGCTGACGGACATCCTGGGCGACGAGGATCATTTGGGCGACATGGACTTCAAGGTGGCCGGCACCGAAAAGGGCGTGACGGCGCTGCAAATGGACATCAAGATCCAGGGCATCACCAAGGAAATCATGCAGGTTGCGCTGGACCAGGCCCGCGAAGGCCGCCTGCATATCCTGGGCAAGATGCGCGAAGCGCTGAACACCTCGCGTGGCGAGTTGTCCGCTTTCGCTCCTCGCATGCTGACGATCAAGATCAACCCCGAGAAGATCCGCGACGTCATCGGCAAGGGCGGCGCGACCATTCGTGCGTTGACCGAGGAAACCGGTACGCAGATCGACATTTCCGATGACGGCACCATCGTCATCGCCAGCGTCGACGAAGGCCAGGCCAAGGAAGCGCAACGCCGCATCGTCGAACTGACGGCCGACGTGGAAGTGGGCCAGGTCTACGAAGGCAGCGTCTTGCGCCTGCTGGACTTCGGTGCCATCGTCCAGGTGCTGCCGGGCCGCGACGGCCTGCTCCACATCTCTGAAATCGCCAACTATCGCATCGCGAACATCAACGATGTGCTGAAGGTGGGCCAGAACGTCCGTGTCAAGGTCATCGAGGCCGACGACAAGGGCCGCCTGCGTCTGTCGATCAAGGCGATCGGCGGCATCGAGCAGCAGACCCAGCCCAGCTCCGAAGCAGCAGCGCCGCAGTCCGAGTCGCAACCCGAGTAAGGGCGCACCCGGATCCGCCTCGACCGGCCTGGCCGGGACGGCGGAACTGCCCGGCGCGCAGCCGGGCAGTGGCGAGCACCGCACCGCGCGGCATTCCGCGGACCGAAACGGCACCTTGTGTGCCGTTTTTGTTTATGGTGCGGTAAAGTGCTCGCGCGGCTTTCCAGGAAACCACGGCCGGCGCCCAGAGCGCGCGGAACAGGCATATATGGCATGAAGAGGCGGGGGAGCAAGGTCTTGGCAGCAATCGCCGTCGGCACGATGCTGACGGGATGCTTTTCCCCGCAAGCCCCTGCGCGGGATGGCCGCACGCCTACCGGCGAAGACATGAGCGCGGACCAGTTCATGCAGACGGATTTCAACCGCACCGTCACGCTGGAGGTCCGCGACAACCTGAACAGCCTGTATGCCCTGGCGGACAAGCTGTACCGCCGCAATCCGCGGGAATGGCGCAAGGCCGGCCTGCCGGACCAGACCGCCGCGATGGCGCGCTTGCACACCATGATCGACCATCGCAAGGCGCCCGCCGGACTGGCGGGGCTGCGCGACATCCAGGTGCTGGCCGTTTCGCTGGATCCCGGTTTCCAGGGAGACCGCGTCGCCGCTTTCATCTACGGGCTGGCCGACACGGTCATCGCGGCCCACAACGACAAGACGCGCTTCTATGTCGCCGATGTGCTGGACGGCCAGCGCGTCTACAATGCCGCACGGAACGTCGAGGCCGCCGCGTGGCTGCTGGCCAGCCGGCGCGACAAGGACGGCCAGCCCTTGCTGCTGGCCAACGAGATCAGTCCCACCGTGGTGAACCTGAGCTTCGAACGCGAATTCGGCGCAATTATCGGGCGCCTGGACCTGATCGCGAATCTGCTTGGCGAGAATGGCCGGCGCGTGGGCATCAACTACGCCCAAGGCCTGCTCTTCTTCAATTTCCTGCCCGTACGTTGACGCTCAAGCCTGTCGCCTTCCAGGAGCCAACCGTGATCGATCTTTCCGCCATCCAGGCCGCGCACCAGCGTCTCCAGGGCCAGGTCCTGAATACGCCGTTCACCCATTCGCGCACGCTGTCGGACATGCTGGGCGCGGAGATCTGGCTGAAGTTCGAGAACCTGCAGTTCACTGCGTCCTTCAAGGAGCGGGGCGCGTTGAACCGCATGCTCAACCTGTCCGATGCCGAACGCGCCAGCGGGGTCATTGCCGTGTCGGCCGGCAACCACGCGCAGGGGGTGGCCTATCACGCCCAGCGCATGGGCGTGCCGGCGGTCATCGTCATGCCCCGCTTCACGCCCACGGTCAAAGTGGCCAATACCCGCCGATTCGGCGCCGAGGTGGTGCTGGCCGGTGAGAGCTTCGACGATGCCAAGGCGCATGGCTACGAGCTGGCCCGGACGCGCGGCCTGGTCATGATCCATCCGTACGATGACGCGGACGTCATCGCCGGCCAGGGCACCATCGCCCTGGAAATGCTGGCCACGCAGCCGCGACTGGACAGCCTGGTGGTGGCCATCGGCGGCGGTGGGTTGATTTCCGGCATGGCCATCGTCGCCAAGGCCTTGAACCCGGACATCGAGATCGTCGGGGTGCAGACGGAGCGGTTCCCGTCCATGTACGAGGCCACGCAGAACGTCTCCTTGCCGCATGGCGCGTACACCATCGCGGAGGGCATTGCCGTCCGCTCGCCGGGCGAGATCACGCGCGAGATCGTCAGCCGCTACGTCGACCGTATCGAGCTGTGCAGCGAAAGCGACATCGAGCATGCCATTGTCGTGCTGCTCGAAATCGAGAAAACCGTGGTCGAAGGCGCCGGCGCGGCCGGCCTGGCCGCCTTGCTGCGCGACCAGGCCCAGGGCAGCAAGCGCTTCCAGGGCAAGCGGGTCGGCCTGGTGCTGACCGGCGGAAACATCGATCCACTGATGCTCGGCGAGCTGATCGAGCGCGGCATGGTGCGCGCCGGCCGCCTTGCCCGCATACGGGTGGACCTGCGCGACTTGCCGGGCGCCCTGGCACACGCCACCACCATCATCGCCGACGCCCATGCCAACATCACCGAAGTGCACCACCAGCGGGCATTCACGTCTCTGCCCGTGCGCAATGTCGAAGTCGATTTCGTGATGCAGACCCGCGGGCCCGAGCATATCGCCGAGGTCATCGAGCGGCTGAACGCCGCCGGCTTTGCTGCGAGCAACCACGATCATTGATCCGCGGACGGGCGTCGCGGCTAGTGCGCCATGTGTCCCCATGGTTGTCGGGCAGGTCTTTGCGGTGCCCGAGGACGGCGCCGGCACCCATCTGCGTCATGCGCTTGCGTCGTCGGGGCCGGGCTGCGTGACCAAAGTCCGCAGGCGATAGAGGCGTTCCCGATGCAAGGTGGTGGCCAGCGGTTCGCCTTCGCGCCCCAGGGCCGCCACGTCGCCAGCCGTGGCGGCAAGCGCTGTCCGGATGATTTCCGGCGATCTTGCCCACCATTGCGCAAGCAGGCGGTCGGGGTCGAACACGTCCAGGCCCGCGCGGCGCATTTCCGGCCGGTTGAAGTCCTTCAGGTTCCATGTCATGACGAACACCGCGGGTACCCTGGGCAGGCCGCTGCGTGCTCGCCTGGCCAGGCCGGCGGCGATGACGTGGTGGTCCTTGGCATCGCTGTAGCGCAGTCCCGTCTCGTACGGCCGCACGTCGCCGGCGTCGGCGTCGGGAAACTGCTCCTGCATGCGAGCCCATAGCGCAGCGACATCGTCGGTGGAGACCTGCCACAGCCTCGCCGCGTTGCGTATCCATTCTTCTCCGATGCGGGCGCTCCACACGGGCGAGAACACGCCGGCCCGCGCCAGCCGCAGCAACAGCGGGCGCAGGATGGACGACATCAGGACACAGGCGTCAAGGACGACCCAGGGCGGCGGAGGTGGCAGCGCGGCGCCCGGCGCCGGGCGGTCGGTGGCAGAAGTGTGCAACAAGCGGCAAGGGCCGGGGACGCCGGCGTGACGGGCTAGGCCGGCTGGCGCGGCGGGCCGCGGCGCGGGGCCGGCACGGAGACGCCATGGTAACCCGGCGCCGAAGGCTCGCCGCTTTGTGAACTGTCGTTACCGGGACCTTCGCGGCTGACTTGCACTCGGGACGACATATGGGTTCAATGTGGGTCGGGCGGGCGTGGCGCGGTTCTGGTCACGCCTTTTCTTTGGCTCCGTTTTCCATGGTATCCATGCATCGAAGAACTCTGCTGAAAGCCTCCTGCGCGGCGCTGGCTGCGTGCACCGGCCTGCCTGCCTCTTTCCTGATGGCGTCGCGCGCGTTCGCCGACATTGCCGATGGCGACGCCAAGCCCTTCAGCTTCGAAGCACTGAAGGCAAGGGCCAAGGCCCAGGCCGCCAGGCCTTACGTCGACACCCGCGAAGTCCTGCCGCCCACGCTGGCCAATATGACGCCCCAGCAGTTCAATGCCATCCAGTACGACGCCGAGCACTCGCTGTGGCAGCGCAAGGGCAAACTGGACGTGCAGTTCTTTCATGTCGGCATGGGCTTTCGCCAGCCCGTGCGCATGCACAGCATCGATGCACAGACCCGCATTGCGCGCGAAGTGCATTTCCGTCCGGAACTGTTCAACTACCAGAGCAGCGGCGTGGACGTCAGCCAGCTCAAGGGCGACCTGGGATTTGCCGGCCTGAAGGTGTTCAAGGTACCGAACATCGACAAGTACGACATCGTGTCCTTCCTGGGCGCCAGCTACTTCCGCGCGGTGGACAACACCGGCCAATACGGCTTGTCGGCGCGTGGCGTCGCCGTCAATACCTACATCGGAACCGTCGAGGAATTTCCCGACTTCACGGAATTCTGGTTCGAAACGCCGGCGTTGGACAGTACCCGTTTCGTCCTGTACGCGCTGCTGGATTCGCCCAGCGTCACTGGCGCGTATCGCTTCGATATCGATTGCCTGAGCGATCGCGTGGTCATGGATATCGATGTGCACCTGAACGCGCGCACGGACATCAAGCAATTGGGCATCGCGCCCATGACCAGCATGTTCAGCTGCGGCACCAACGAGCGCCGCATGTGCGACACCATCCATCCCAAGATCCATGACTCCGACCGGTTGTCCATGTGGCGGGGTAACGGGGAATGGGTGTGCCGGCCACTGAACAATCCGGAGCGCATCCAGTTCAATACGTTCGTCGACAACAACCCGCGCGGCTTCGGGCTGCTGCAGACGGACCACGATTTCGCCTCCTACCAGGACACCGTCGACTGGTACAGCCGTCGCCCCAGCCTGTGGGTGGAACCCACCTCCGATTGGGGCGATGGCGCCATCAACCTGATGGAGTTGCCAACCACCGGGGAAACGCTGGACAACATCGTGGCGTTCTGGAACCCGAAGGAGCCCGTCAAGGCAGGGCAGTCGCTGCACTACGGGTACAAGCTGCACTGGGCCGCGCTCGCGCCGGTGCAGCCGACCCTGGCCCGGGTGCTGGCCACGCGCACCGGCATGGGGGGATTCGTCGAAGGCTGGGCGCCGGGTGAACACTATCCCCGGGTCTGGGCGCGCCGTTTCGCCATCGATTTCGTCGGTGGCCCGCTGCAAGGCATGGACAGGAACGAGCGGCTCGAATCGGTCATCGAGGTGTCGCACGGGCAGGCCAAGGATTTCCAGATCTTCGCCCTGCATCCGGAGGTCGAAGGATTCCGCGCGATGTTCGACTGGTATCCCACCAGCGACAGCACCGAGCCCGTGCAGATGCGCGGTTTCCTTCGCCGCAGCAGCGACAAGCAGGTGCTCAGCGAAACCTGGCTGTATCAGTATTTTCCGCCGCCACCGGACAAGCGCCGGTACGTGTAAGGGGGCTGAGCGGCGGGGCGTTCCTGTGGATCCCCCGCCGCCCCAATACGCCTAAGGACCAGCCGGGCCGGCGCGCACCGGCTGGTGGAGCAGGTACGCCACGCCATGCTTCAAGGAGGCGGGCTGGCCTTGCTGTACGCGGTTTCGCGGGCGAGCGCCACGTCCAGGATCTGCTTGATGATGAGTTTCTTGTGCAGCAGGCGCATTTCGTCGGTGGGGTCGCGATGGTGTTGGCGCGGCTGGCCCGACTCGTGCCATAAGTCCCAACGCATCATCATGAACAATGGCGCCAGTTCGCCGATTTCCGGGCGGGCGGTCACAAGCTGGCGCGCGTGGCGGTCGCCATCTCCCGCCAGCTTCCACAGGCAATACTTTTCCAGGGCCGCCCCGGTCACATACCAGGCCAGCATGGAGTCGCGTATATCGCGCTCGGCCCGCGAGGCGTCGTAGCCGCGCTGGTAGAACGCCCGTATGGCCACCTGCCGCTCGAACCGGCCGGTTTTCTTCCAGTCCTCGATGGTGTCTTCCACCAGGTCCAGGAAGATTCCGCCCAGGTCGTGGAACAACGCGTCGTAGTAGTGTTCTTCCAGCAGGCAGTTGCCCGGATCTGCCCGCCATTTATCGTAGTGGGGCCGTGCGGCTTCCCCCGGCCCGGCCGTATCCCATTTGCCGCGTACCCTCCGGATGACAGGCAGCTCGCTGTAGGGCCCCTTGGACTCGACAAGCATCTCCACGTCTTCGATCGTGGTGATGCGCCGCTCCATGTCGGGAATGCGCTGGATCACGATATCGACGTGCGGGGCGGTCGTTGCCAAGTTGTCGGCGTAGTGGATCCTGAGGTCGGCGGACCGCTGGCCGGGAACGCTGGCGAAATCTGCACTGGCCATGGATGCATCCGGCGCAGGCGCCGTGGCCTGCACGCTTGCTTCAGGAGAGACCGGATTGCCGTCCACGCGGCCAGCGGTAGCCAGCGCTGGCATCGCTGCACCGCCGAAGGTCCTTGATACTTGCATGAGTGATCGTCTCGCGGGTGGTTGAGGTACGCGTGCGTACGGGGCACGCAGACTTGGTTCCCTGGCCCCGAAGGCGTGCTTGCGTGGCCCGCTGCATTCAGGCGTAGCGGCGCGAACCGGCGCGCGCGACCGCCCCGGCATGGCCTTGGACGACTTTGACGCGGTGATCATCGGGCAGCTTGTAATGGCCGTGGGTCAAGTCGCGCACCCACGAGTCCAGTGTCCCGATCCCTATGTGTTTCGAGTCCAGTTGGCGGATCCAGTCCCGGTAGCCCACCAGCCAATCGACCAGGACTCCATGGCCGCGCAGCGCCGCCGCGAGGTCATCGAGAAAGCTGTGCCTGCCCAATCCACATCCTTTCAGCGCCAGGATTGGGGCCGAATGCGCTGGCATTGCGCGCTGATTCGTTGAGCAAGCGCAAAATCGAATAAGACCCACGAGGCGCAGATATGGAATCTTTCCGGTACGCGGATTCCTAATCGGTCTTTCCATCCTATCGTTGGCTTGGCCCGCCCATCCTTC
Coding sequences within it:
- a CDS encoding threonine ammonia-lyase, with the protein product MIDLSAIQAAHQRLQGQVLNTPFTHSRTLSDMLGAEIWLKFENLQFTASFKERGALNRMLNLSDAERASGVIAVSAGNHAQGVAYHAQRMGVPAVIVMPRFTPTVKVANTRRFGAEVVLAGESFDDAKAHGYELARTRGLVMIHPYDDADVIAGQGTIALEMLATQPRLDSLVVAIGGGGLISGMAIVAKALNPDIEIVGVQTERFPSMYEATQNVSLPHGAYTIAEGIAVRSPGEITREIVSRYVDRIELCSESDIEHAIVVLLEIEKTVVEGAGAAGLAALLRDQAQGSKRFQGKRVGLVLTGGNIDPLMLGELIERGMVRAGRLARIRVDLRDLPGALAHATTIIADAHANITEVHHQRAFTSLPVRNVEVDFVMQTRGPEHIAEVIERLNAAGFAASNHDH
- a CDS encoding PIN domain-containing protein, whose translation is MSSILRPLLLRLARAGVFSPVWSARIGEEWIRNAARLWQVSTDDVAALWARMQEQFPDADAGDVRPYETGLRYSDAKDHHVIAAGLARRARSGLPRVPAVFVMTWNLKDFNRPEMRRAGLDVFDPDRLLAQWWARSPEIIRTALAATAGDVAALGREGEPLATTLHRERLYRLRTLVTQPGPDDASA
- a CDS encoding glucan biosynthesis protein; its protein translation is MHRRTLLKASCAALAACTGLPASFLMASRAFADIADGDAKPFSFEALKARAKAQAARPYVDTREVLPPTLANMTPQQFNAIQYDAEHSLWQRKGKLDVQFFHVGMGFRQPVRMHSIDAQTRIAREVHFRPELFNYQSSGVDVSQLKGDLGFAGLKVFKVPNIDKYDIVSFLGASYFRAVDNTGQYGLSARGVAVNTYIGTVEEFPDFTEFWFETPALDSTRFVLYALLDSPSVTGAYRFDIDCLSDRVVMDIDVHLNARTDIKQLGIAPMTSMFSCGTNERRMCDTIHPKIHDSDRLSMWRGNGEWVCRPLNNPERIQFNTFVDNNPRGFGLLQTDHDFASYQDTVDWYSRRPSLWVEPTSDWGDGAINLMELPTTGETLDNIVAFWNPKEPVKAGQSLHYGYKLHWAALAPVQPTLARVLATRTGMGGFVEGWAPGEHYPRVWARRFAIDFVGGPLQGMDRNERLESVIEVSHGQAKDFQIFALHPEVEGFRAMFDWYPTSDSTEPVQMRGFLRRSSDKQVLSETWLYQYFPPPPDKRRYV